The genomic stretch tgaaagccgtcaaggccacatacaacccaactagacatactgtccacagacctctaacagaaacataattgtacaaagacgggactgagccacgtcatacccatatacatacatacatacatatatatatatatatatatatatatatatatatatatatatatatatatatatatatatatatatatatacaaatgtatcggaccaaaatcaaaagtagctccggatcaaatagagcacgccaactctcgctgatcagggattctaaaaagggggaccgtcagcttgcctacctacacctgTGGGTATGAactgcaggccccgtgaaatagggcatcagtataaaaaatgtactgagtatataaggcatgaaaatttgtacgtaaaagatacagatgaaacatggaatatagaaacacatctttaaatctgaataactttgtagatTCTAAAAtgtttataacgtcatgcacatACGTATAAATACCGTATCATGCATTGGTATGtggtacataatatcatcaagccactgagggcatcccatcatatcgtctcggccactatgggcaacatcatcaacatataccagctgatcaggtggtggtgcgtatataatgccataacatttttccaatatcccatatatatatttacatatatacgtgtatataacgtcatctggtcatgggtcaatgcacatgtatgaaatgcataaaaaatacgtaataatctcaatattccttcccgataaatttttccaactgcgtattattctgagacccatgaacagaaaataataatacttttcatggggaatcaagaatatagacacccctaataattctataaatagagtaatttatggaaactgtgtgtttgctcgtttcttcagtatcatatggaccatgccaaaagaaagaagggagggccttaacatacctgttcctgaaattatttgaacgaatctgcttctgtgAAATATacacttggattccttgaaatctTGGACGAATTTGTTCCGCTTCTAACGTTTTTGTGTACTAAAAACAGATATGGATTCAATCTTAATTGTTGAACTTTGAAAGTTTGCTTATGCTCACGTTTTCTTGTTTGATTAGAGACAAAACTTTTTGAATTTTTAACAAAGAATCTTATATCCATGTCTTACATGTAAGACTTGTAACCAAGTCTTGTTTTGGATAAGACTTTATATCTAAGTCTTGCTTGATAAGACTTAATGAAATTACTATAAGTAGCCACATGGCttgaatgactaagagtcattcttaTCCATTGTGGCTTTGTGCCACATGGCTTTAGGGGTTATTTAATTAAGTTTtttccgcttattagttaactgggtaatgttctgttacccggtaattaatcaattacccgcacaatttaaaaattaccataaattacttaaaattttatttacttttaaactacttcatatatattttatatattataccaccgtggtcatatggtacattgcatggtactagttcataattatcgtgtattatcgctcgacccgtattttatcccaaattggccacatTCAACGAAACTCTTTTCTTTAATTCACGTATCCTTTATCCTTCAGGacacttatttatcacttgttctaAATAACGTAAATATGTTAacgtcaagataatctcatcctcgAGTCTACGTCAGTTAACCAAAGACGAAACGTTTAACGtatgaaaacgcgagatgtaacactgAAGAACAAAGTCTAAGTAGACTTGGAATAGTCATTCACTGTCAACATGATATATCTTCTTTCTTTCATGTTTGGCTCTCTCGCTGCTCCATATATATATCCATATGAAGAAGATCAAGTGACCTTGAGTGGAGGTTTGACATACTTTCCTATTGCACACTTTGTGTTCCTTGATACTCAACTTGGTcagaccacgaaccaggtcctttAGGGCCGGTTTATGTAGTGATGAAAAAGTTGCATATCCAGCCTTCTGCCCCATAGTTCAGAATCATTTTCAACATCTCTCAACCAACTTGTATCACCACTTCTGCAGAGGCTCAAGCACAACACCATAAgtattcttgtatcttttggcaaCAGCATCACCTCACCAGTCACAGGATTTGAGATTGTGCATATCATGTACAAGAATTCCACTTTGTTTCCCTTGTCACATATCTTTCAACTCCTAAAGTGTACCCCTTTTAGCCATTTTCAAAAAGGTACACTCtctccttgcagggcttttagtgaaggAAAATTGATCATATTTTCAGTCTTGTGCTTTGAGCAACCGTTGTTCATATATCATTGTTGGTTGCTCCACTTCACTGCTCCCTGCACAAGGAAAtaaagggttagatttaggaacccaaacaagtttgggtcccttgttaagAAAGAAGGAATGAATGAGTGCTCTTTTAGTCCAAGCAGGCAGAATGTGTTTCCTATTTGACGGACCAGGTCCTCTAGTAGTAGTTACTCTCTCAGCAAAGACTTTATTTTTCTGATGAGACTGAACCCTGGCCATGCAGTTTTCCTTGAGGTGCCCATTGTTACCACAGTGAGTACATAGACAATTATCGGCTACAGTAGTgtacttgctatgagggttgtagAGAATCTTtttcctttgaaacccaatcTCCTACTTGTTTTCCTAGCTGTTGGTGTACATGGCAGTGATAAcatcagaggaccaggtccacttaagcAATTTTTTAAGGTCACTTTTTACCTTTCCTAGTTCTTCCTGAAGCTGTTTGTTTTTCTGAAGCTCAGTACACAGACTAGTCTTCACCAAATTCaactcattttcaagcttaatgtgtgcctcacttgcaactttttttcccttttcaaagTTTCCAGGCCTATTTACCATTTTAAGTTCCTCAATTGTTTCTTTCAAgtctactactaccactactaggTCATCTCTTTCTCGCTCAATGATAGCAACTCTCTCAGTCAAggtttctttttctttacttGCACACTCAATGGCTTCTTTTAAGTTCACCACAACAACCATTAGAtcatctctttcatgttctatACTGGTGATTTTCTCTTCTAAGtcattattttcctttttcaagttcTCTATTGTTTCTTTCAAATCAACTACTACGACTACTAATTCATCTTTGGTTTGTTCAGCATCCCCTAGTTCCATAGTTAATGCATCTTTATCATTGATAAGACTATGGTATGCATCAATTAGCACATTTGCTAATGACATGAGCTTTTTAAGAGAGTAAGATTTcaaatttctctgaacatccagaAAATTTACCTCATCGTCGTCATCATCAGGTTGAGCCATTAAAGCAAAGATTGATTCATACTCAGTTGTTTCATTTTCCACTACCATCATTGAACTACCATCACGGTCGTTTTCTTTTTCAGATTAgctggaggagtctccccatgTAGTAAGAGCTTGCTTTACAACATTGTCAACATCATTCTTCCTCTTGAAGCGTTTATCAAGAACCTGGTTCCTCTTGCCTACTTTATCAAAGTTGTTATTGTACTGATCTTGCTTTAGGAgggagaaatccttgatgaagtgTCTTGGCTTGCCACATTTATGACAGAGGTCATAATTTCTTGGCTTGCTGGAACTTTCCTTTTTTGGAATGCCTCCATTCCTATGAACCATCTTCTGGAATCTTCTTGTCAAGTAGGCCATGTccccatcttcaccacttgagTAATTTATGTCTATCTTGAGGACCAGGTTCTTCTCCCTCTTGGgatctcttctttcattgtccttcttcttctttatttagtAGGTTTTTAAGTTTCCAACAAGTTCATCCATGGTCAGTATCTGCAAGTCCTTAGCCTTTGTAATGGCGTTaactttgctttcccaagaactgGGCAGTACACTAAGGATTTTTCTGAAAAGATTGTTTCTCGGAATACTTTCACCAATAGAGTGAAGCTCATTGATAATGGAGGTGAATCAAGTATGCATATCTTGGATGgattcatcatctttcattttgaaGAGCTCATATTCAGTTGTGAGCATATCAATCTTGGATTGCTTCACCTGTGTTGCTCCCTCGTGAGCTTCCTAAAGAGCCTCCCAGATCTCTTTTGCTGATTGACATGCTAATATCCTGTTATATTCATCAGGACTAATACCACAAACAAGAATTTTCTTGGCACAAAAGTTCTTTTATATGGCCTTTCTATCAGCGTCATTGAATTCCTTCCTCGTTTTGTGGATGACTACACCTGATTTGCCAAGGTTCTTGGTAAGGACAAAGGGTTTGTCACATATAACATCCCATAGCTCAGAATCTTCAGCCATGATGAAGTCGTGCATCCTCGTTTTCCACCATCCATAATATTGCCCATTGAACCTAGGAGGTCTGTAAGTAGACTGGCCTTCTTCGAAGTTTGGAggagcagccatgaggatcctttctaggtgttatcCTAATAGAAAGAaccagctctgataccaattgatagaatataagggtccaccaaactctatagagaaccaggttctctattagGTTCAAcagtacacacacacacaacagtaaataaatgacaagaggaattttacgtggaaaattccGAGCTCAACAGGattaaaaaaccacgacctacccttgtaggatttcaacttcactactaagaaaattttagattacaacctatgcaacctaggaattaaactcttaatccctcactaacttgtaatactctattacaagccactttgtaataactctattacaaagactttacaatatgactaactctagccaagactcaaacacACAGGTTTAAGGTTTACAAAGGGGTTCCTATACAATGCTTCTAAACAAGCTAGATAGGAATTACAAttgaagaactattacaaagttaaAACTCAACTAAGTACATATAATGCCTTGATATGGGAACTGGTTCGTAGTTGCTTTAttctttgttcttgaagcacTTGAAACTTTCTTGCTGGATAGTCACGTGAGGAGCTTGAGTAAAAAACTCTAAGTGTTCAAGTTGAtgtgttttaccttccttgattgtatatatacatgtgtgacatcacttacaatgatgtaagcaaggtaggtaaaaagtcttCCCTAGAAAGTTGACTACTGCACTGTTTCGGCACTGTAGCATATGCAGGCAACAACTTTTcagctggagagttgacttcgtacagtctcctcgggaactggtagggacatgTTCCCTCAGCTGTTATTTTCACTCTAAAGAGCTGAATCATATCCCACGTTGAATCCCAACCTAGAACcttgtgatcttaaggtcttgtaaatgtgcaatagattccttatcttatTTTGGATGGTaaatttgttagatcatcaaaaaataaagtaacGTACTTATGACCAAAGTACTCGTAACCTATCAGGGTAGTATAAATAAAGCACAGACACATACTTGAGGTAGCTAGAGCATTGAAATTTCAAAGCTCAGTACCAACCAGGTTTTGGGGAGAATGTCTTAATACAACTGTTTATTTGATCAACAAGTGACCTACTTTTGTGTCGAAGGGCAAATCTCCTCATGATATTTTGTGTAAAAAGCTAGCAAAAATTGATCACCTCTGAGTGTTAGGTTGCTTGTGTTATGATAGTAATTTGCCAAAGGGAGATACGTTTAGTTAGAGAGCAAGGAAAATAGTACTGATGGGATATTCAGCAACTCAGAAGGGTACATGCTATATtgtgatgacctgataggtcattttgagttttaGCCTTTATTTCCATATTTCGAGACCTTGATTAGCTCTATTTTAGCATTCTTCAATTTGCGTGCGTAATCTGTGTCTTATTCCGGAAGGTCTTTATGTGAAAAGTAGAAGAAAGTGTGAATAAAATGATTTAAATTGACTATAATCAATATTCTATGTAAACGGATATGAATCGAtattttgacgatcccggagggtccatatcgtgatttaggacttaggcgtatgcccgaaattgaattcggaagtccctaacttGTTTTAATgtgatttgttgaaaactagtGATTTGAAGGTTTAAAGAATTCCGAAGTTTGACCGTAGTTGACTTTATAGCTACCTTGTCCGAATTTCGATTCCGCAACTTGGTATAGGTTTATTTTACCATTTAAGACTTATCTGCAAAATTTAGTGCAAAACAAAGTTGATTTTATGTGATTTGGGCATTCGATTGTGAAtttgaaagttcttaagtttctttgaaaattttatGCATTTTGATgtctgattcgtagttctaggtgttattttggtatgttgatcgcgcgagcaagtttgtatgatgttattactataacgacccgacttgtcgttttaagaattagcaTCCCGTTCAGTGGCTTAAGGTCTCGAGCAGATTcgtattatgtattatgacttgcgcgTGCGGTCGAGCTCGATTTTAGATGATTTAGAATTTATTTAGAAGGACAATTCTTGTTTTAGAAGCCTAAGTGAAAGGAGCTGAtcgaagtttgacttttgtgcagACGACTCCTGAATGATTTTTTAATAattccaatagctttgtatggtaattttggacttaggcgtgtgtCCGGatatggatttggaggtccgtaagttGATTTAATGCATTTTGCCGAAAGTTAGAAAGTTAAAGGTTTGGAagattgagaagtttgaccagagTTGACTTTATTAATATCATGGTCAAATTCTAATTCTATAAGTTGGAATAGgcccgttgtgtcatttatgacttgtgtgcaaaatttgaggtcaatcgaagttggtttggtatgtttctacattagttttagaagttagaagttcaatagttcattaggcttgaaatgtgatatgattcgtgattttgatgttgtttgatgtgatttgggatttcgagtaagttcgtattgtgatttaggacttgttggtatgtttggatggggtccgGGGACTTGGGATGTTTTTTGGatgagttttgagcaagtttgggCATTTCAGCACTTTGATGATGTTCTAGAGTAGTTGAAGTGTGGAGGGCACATTTTTGGATTGCTGAGGCAAAGCCCATGTGCGGCTGCAAACAAAATTTTATGGAGGCACCGGCCAAAGTGTGGGCCGCACTGAGGTCCGCAACAGGGAAATCAGAAGGTTTGTTGGTCTGaattcggaagcttatatcttttaaTCTATCAAGAATTTGGAGATAATCCAAAAATgtaagttgtagccctttgagtctagtttccataaaaTTAAACCATTTAGCATTTGAAAATTTGTATAGAATGTTATGATCAATTTACTAAATACTAGTAGTGCAATTGTTGCTGAAGTGCAGCTGCACAATTTTGCTTCGCGGCCGCAGAACTtggaagtgcggaccacacaaataaTGTGCGGTCAGCACTATGGGATATTAGACCTGGTACTATATAAATGAGGGTTAGAGTATTATTTCACatttggactttgggagctcggattgaggcgattcttgaCGGGATTTTCAAGgcattgattggggtaagtgattctaactcgaatTTGGTTgttatacatgaatctatcattgtttTTACCATTTAATTAGTGCATTGGGTTGGAAAAATTGGGAAAATTATAGAAACTTCATAAACTATAATAGGATTTGAGGGTCAAGTTGAGATCAGAATTGAGTGATTCTGGTATGATTGGACTCGTtgttgaatgggtgttcggattttgttaattttgtcagattctgagacgtgggtctGGGGTTAACTTTTTTAgttgtctttttatttttctttaaagacTGCAACTTTATTATCCGGAATAGTTCTTTATGGGTTGTATTTATGATATAaaattattttggctagatttgaatCGTTCGAAGTTGGATAATCATGGGAAAAGCTT from Nicotiana sylvestris chromosome 12, ASM39365v2, whole genome shotgun sequence encodes the following:
- the LOC138882753 gene encoding uncharacterized protein; amino-acid sequence: MVVENETTEYESIFALMAQPDDDDDEVNFLDVQRNLKSYSLKKLMSLANVLIDAYHSLINDKDALTMELGDAEQTKDELVVVVVDLKETIENLKKENNDLEEKITSIEHERDDLMVVVVNLKEAIECASKEKETLTERVAIIERERDDLVVVVVDLKETIEELKMVNRPGNFEKGKKVASEAHIKLENELNLVKTSLCTELQKNKQLQEELGKVKSDLKKLLKWTWSSDVITAMYTNS